The stretch of DNA CGATGTATTAAAAGCAATCGAAGTGGCGCAGGCAGGGCCGGTGCAAGAAGGCAATGTAGGGGCAGGCACGGGGACCCGTTGCTTTGGTTTTAAAGGTGGGATCGGGACGGCTTCGCGGCTATTGCCCAAAAGCCTAGGGGGCTATACCGTTGGAGTGATTGTGCAGACTAACTTTGGTGGGGTGTTACAAATTGCAGGCGCACCCGTCGGGGTGGCTTTGGGGGAATATTATTTCAAATCTCAATTGCAGGATGGCGCAGACGGTTCCTGTATGATAGTCGTTGCCACCGATGCGCCCCTTGATGCCCGCAACCTCAAGCGGCTGGCGAAAAGAGCCATCTTTGGCCTAGCCAAAACAGGGGGTATTGCCTCTAATGGTAGCGGCGATTATGTCATTGCTTTTTCTACGGCCAGAGACCTTCGGGTACCTTATCAATCAGCGGATCCCCTGCAAAGCGGAAAGGTGCTTCGCAATGAAGCGGTATCGCCACTGTTCCTGGCTGTTATTGAAGCAACAGAAGAAGCTATTCTGAATTCGCTTTTTGCAGCAGCGGATATGAAGGGTTATCAACAAAGCGATGTAAAGGCACTACCCATCGATAAGGTGCTGCCTATTTTAAAAAAACATGGCCTTTTAAAGTAAAAAAGAACAGAAAGGGTAAGGTTTAATTCAAGCCCCTTTTTTCCTTTCTCCAATCCACCCTAGTCGCGAAACCCACCTCTACATACCTATCCTGAAGGCCTTCCTTACCTAGCCATCCGACGGCAATATCTAGCTTCAATTCTTTGTGTAAATAATACCCAAAACCTAGGGCATAATCCGGTTCAAAATCTTCAAATGGGCTAAAATAGTCCGCCACGAGTATGAGTTTCTTGTTAAGTGGCTGGGTAAGCCTCAGTGAAAAAAAAGTAGAAGCTGGGGTCTCATTGCCTCGCCAAAAAACACCTACATTGGTCACCAATCCTAGTTTTCCCACCAACCCATAGGCAATAGAAGTCATTAGTCGCCCTCCTATGTGTGCTTGCTGAAAATCATCGCTGGGTGATTGAAACCAAAGTCGCCCCTGAATGGCACCCGCCCTAACAAAACCCTTTCCGTCAAAAAAGTGATACCGAGTACCCAAACGAAGGGCGCTGATGCCCACTTTGCTGGAATGTGAATTGCCCGCGTTAATCTCGTCTTTTTCGTAATTAATCACCCCATTTAATTCCCAATTTTCCAAAATCCCAAGCCTGACTACCGTTTTGTACTGAAAGACACTTGTCGTCGAAGCTTCTTTCTCAATATCCCGAAATTGCAACCCTGTCTGCCATTGCAATACATTTTTACCAACGGTATAGGTTCCCATTGTAACGGAAGGCCGCGTGGTGCGAACACGCTCAGCATATTGTGCTGTTAAAGCATGAAAAGAAAGAAAAAAAAATCCGATTAAATATAGCCGTAATCCACGAGCTTGACCAAAATAACTAAACATAGGAGCTGAATTCGTGAAGAACAAAATAAAGCATTTGAACTGACTTACTATGTGATATAGGTTACACGACTTTTTGCGGGCAAAAAAGTGAACACTTAGTATTCGCATTTCGTATTGTCCGCCTTCACAAAATAGGTTTTATAATTCTTGGCCTTGGGGTCTTTACAGCCCACCAGGTTGAGCAATTCAATATGTCTGAAATCAATAGGGTGGCTTTCTGCTTGCAGGGCAATATAGCCACTGTTGAGAAGGGTGCCCGCTTGCTTGACCCAGTCATCCATTTTGGTGATGCCAAAGCCCTCCCAATCTTCTTGTTTTTGGTTAATATTTGTAAATCCGCCGCCAATTTGGGGTTTGTCATACTGCAAGACGGTGTCCCCTTCTATCAGGTGAATAATCGTGGAATCACCAAGCACAATCATCTCTGCCTTGACCCATTGGTCGCCGTCATACGTCTCGGAGGTAGAATTGATACAATGGCGATAATTTACGGTATCACCCATCACGACAGCCGTACCAGGGGTGCAAACATTTCCGGTCGTTCGCTTTTTACCATCACTTAATCCCCCTAACAATTGCAACTCAATGGAAACGGGGAAATGCTGGCCAAATTCATTGCTGGCTGCCGATTGAGAATGGACCATAATGCCGCTGTTCCGCACATTCCAAGTGGCCCCCCCAGGCGTCTGTTCGCCCACAAATCGATAATCGAACCGAAGTTTGTAATAGGAAAATGGCTCCTTGTAATAAATGTGCCCGTAAGCTTCCCCAAATTGATCATAATCATCATAGCTAATTCGTATCATACTATCCTGAACCCTGACCGTATTTTGAAAGTTTTCATTGATGGGATGCCCTGCAATTTTGATCTCCCATTCGCTGAGGTCTTTTCCGTTAAAAAGCGATTGCCATGCTTCCTCCTGGCTGGTATCTGGTGCGGGAGGGGTCGTACAGGCAAAAATCAGGCAGGAAATCAGCACAAACCCTACATAAAAAAGCTGTTGGTTTTTCATATTGTTATCGTTCTTGTCATGTTGATAAAAATCATTGATCTAAAGTAAGCATTATCATGTCATCTAGCCTTGTTTTTTGATAGCTTGAAAGAAAAAATGCAAAAGACAGTGATTTTATGTTGTTGCTTTCTCTTATTGGGAGGTAGCACCGTTTTCACGCAAGCAGCTTTAACTCATCCTTTAAACATTAGCCTGTTTAATAATGCTACCTTATTGCCTGGAGCAGGAGAGCTAGGCGTTTTTGGCATCCCTGTACATCCTGGATTAAGGATCGGCACCGCATTTGTGTGGCGGGAAAAAGAGAAAAGTGAATGGTTCCAAACGGTACAATTGGGCTATTTCTATCATCAGTATGTCCACCATGCCATTCAGTTATATACCGAAACAGGCTATAGATATCACTTTGCTCCCCATTGGGACGCAGAAGGCTTAATCGGACTTGGGTACTTGCATGCCATTCCCGCCACACCGTCTTTCAAATTACAGGAGGGCCAATACAAAAAATTAGGCAGCCTGGGAAGACCCCAATTGATGGGAGGAGCTACCTTGGGCCTGGGTTATAACCTGCGTCCTGAGTTGCGGGTATTCCTCCAATCTCAGTTCTATATACAGGTGCCTTTTGTAAGGGAATATGTACCTGTTCTACCCAATATAGCTTTCCATATGGGGATCAGTTTACCTATTACTATAAAAAATAAGCCATGAAAAAATATAATTGGAAAATAGGCATACTTGCATTAGCACTGACCCTAAACACTTGTCAGAAGGACGAAATCCGCCCCTCAGCCACTTGTACACCTAAGATGGCGCAGCAGCACCCCAAAGGGGCACTTTATCAAGAAGTCATAGATGAGTACACCCGCAAAGGGCTACCAGGAATTGCGCTTCTTATCAGAGATGGAGCCGGTGAATGGAGTGGCGCAGCAGGAAAAGCCGACCTCGAAAAAGGAATAGCCATGCAGCCTTGCCATATATCCAAGGTGGCTAGTGTCACAAAGTTATTCCTTGGTGTGTTAGTGATGCAGTTGGTAGAGGACGAAGTGTTCTCACTAGATGACCCTGTTCATAAATGGTTATCCGCCAAAACGATTAAAAAGATAGCAAATGCCGATCAGGTAACGATCCGGCAATTGCTCAACCACTCCAGTGGCATTTATGACCTCATCGATGACAATGCTTTTTATTTAGCTATACTAAACAGCCCGGGGCGAAAATGGAAACCGGATGAACTCTTGGCCTATGTCCGTGGTGATGCAGCCGTTTTTCCCCCAGGCACCGATGTGGAATATTCCAATACGAATTTTCTCCTTGCAGCTATGGTTATTGAAGCAGCAACGGGACAATCCCATGCACTGTTGATGCGTCAACGCATCCTAGACCCATTGGGTTTGTCAGATAGTTATTACCATTGGCATGAAGCCTTACCGGCCGGCCGGGTGGCCCAGGGATACTTTGATTTGTACAACAATGGCACCCTGCTTGAAATGTCCAACTTCAATACAGGGAGTGGCAATGGATATGGCGGCCTTTATTCCACGGTTTATGACATGAGCACCTTTATTGAAGCCCTTTTGCGTGACAAAACCCTGCTCCCCCCGAATCGTCTGGAAGAAATGTTGACCATTACGAGCGAAGATTTGAATACAATGGAAGCCTACGGCGTCACCATCCGCAAGGATTTTCTGGAAAGAGCCCCGAATGAATATGGCTTAGGCCACCGAGGCCGTGATTTAGCCTATTCCGCCGACCTTTTCTATTTCCCTAACCAAGATATCACCATGGCTTACCTGATCAATTATGGGACCGATGCAAAGAGCGAATTGCGGGAGGTATTCTTTGCGTTTCGGACGGCCATTGTGGATGCGATGATGGAGCCGTGATAGTATGTTGGAATTATCCAATCATATCAAAAGCCTTCTTCATAGCGGCGTAGGTTGCCTTGGCCGCTGCTTCGTCTTCCATGTCGCGGAGTGGCTGATTGAAAGGTTCGGCACGAACCGGGCCCTCATATCCGATTTGAACCAAAGCATCCAAAAAAGCCTTGATATCAATTACACCTGTCGCTGCCGGCAATTCCCTTTTCCCATCCGTTTGGGTATCGGGCGTCAAGCCGGTGCGCGCGTCATTGAGATCGACGGTGATGATGTCCTCCTTGTCTAGCGTGAGGAGGTCCGTAGCTGTTTCGCCTGCGCAATACCAGTGAAAGCTATCCAATTGGATGCCGACATTAGCCTCCCCGATGCCACCAATGAGTTCTTTGGTTTCTTTCATGGTCCTGACGAAGGAAAATTTATCGCGCGCCATCAAGGTTTTGGGTCCGACATATTCTAGTCCCAGGCTAAGGCCATAATGACCGATGATATTGGCCACTTCTCCGAGTCGGGCAGCATGCTGCTTGAAGTTTTCCAGATAAGTCAGGTCTTTATGCGTAGGCATGATCCAGGTGCCCATGCCTTTAAGGCCAGCGCGCTCGCAGCCTTTGGCGAGGGCGGGGAGCTTTTCCAGATCTTCTTTGAATTTTTGTTCGCTTTCGCGAAATTGGACGGGTAAGCCTGCAATGCCAAAACTGATCTGGTTGGCCTTCATTTTGGCGAGATAGGCGTCCATTGCTGTCTCCGACATGGCTGCCAGGTCGCTTGGCAGCCCGATAATGGCTTCAAAGCCGTGGCGGATGGCGATATCCAGTAGGGTTTCTTGAGTGGCGTTGATGCCTACCGCGCCTGGGTTTAGACACATTTTAAACTTTCGCATCTTGGTATTAATGGCTTGACTCATCAAGTTAGTCGTTGACAGCATACTGCCTAAGGCAGCAACCGTTCCTGCTTTTTTTATAAAAAGGCGACGTTCCATACTATTTAGTTTACCTTCTTTGACAATTTTTGCTTTCCCTTGACTCAAAAGCGCAGAAATTGTCAAAGAACATTATTTTATTGGTGTTGAAAACATGTTTTCGTAATGAGAAGAGGGTGTGAGTATCCCACCGCTTTGGGCAAAAAAGTCGGCTCCGGTTAGGTAGACCCCCCTTTCGGGGTGCACCCAGCCAGCATCGGCCATGGGGTGGTAGGACTTCATTTTTTCCCAGTCTCGGTAGTTCTGCCAGCCATTCGTTTCTTGCAAACCCATATCTAGTCCGGGGAAGGCCGGTAGGCGGGCAGCAACACATTTGTTCCATTCGACCAAAATGGGATTAACGGTCAAATCCGCACAAAAGCAAGGGGTGTTATTTTCATAGGCCACTTGCGCAATTTTCATGGTCATGCTCAGGGTTTTGGCGACAGCCTTGACCGCTATGGCATTATAGCCTTGCTGGATACGAGCCAGGGCATCGACATCCGTGTGGGCGCTTTCATCGGCAGCCACCCGAGGCCCCCGAGCCGCAATATCCCGAACATCGTCTTGGTTGCGCTCACCAAAGGGTTCTTCCAAGACTGCAATTTGGCCCAAGGCACCAATTTTATCGGCATAATCGAGGAAGGCCTGTAGCGTTTCTTGTTTGTCATAACGGCCATTGGCATCAAAATAGTAGGGAATCTTGCCATCCGGTGAATGTTCCGTTTCGTAATGCCCAATCGTTTCGTGAATGGCTTTGATGAACGCCTTGTCCTTTTCCAGCATTTCCGCTTGGGTACCTGGTGCCCCGATCTTTATTTTCATAATGAAAAAACCCTGATCTGCCATCCCTTTGATGGTTTCCATCGGAGTGCCATAGCTGAGGGCTGGTATCGCGACCACCTTGGCATGACGGGCGGATAAGCCAGGCTTATAACTCGCAGGGATCAAATCATCAAAGTTTTTCAACCCATTTTCTTTTGCATATAAAACCCAGGCGGCATTGTCGAACCCAACCAGGGCGTTCAAGGCGAAGGTTTTGCGCAAATTGGGGTGTAGGGTGATTTGTTTCCCATAGGCATAGACCTCTTCCAGGATATCATCTAATAACTGGATCGGATTGGTAAACGATTGGCCTTTGATCATTTGCAAAGCCCGCTCACTCATCGCGTACATCAGGGCGTTTCCCCCGTGCTGCGTATGAGCGGCAAAAACACTGGCATCTGACCAAAGGACGCTCTGGGCACCAAGCCCTATCCCATGCTGACCCGACTCGCTTTCCAAATAGGCCATGGTTTGCCAAATATTGGTCAAGGCACCCCCTTTGAAGCCAAAAGGCTGTGCCAATGGCTCCCTTTCAAAATCTGAATCTACCCGTGAAATCTGAATGTTTTTTTCCTTACTTGCGTCTAGCATGTTTTTTTCGTTTAAACAAGAAACACCGCTCAGCGTCAGGGCAATGCCTGCACCGCTCTGTTTGACAAAGGTGCGGCGGGAAATTGCATTTGTTGGTTTTTTCATTGTGTCATTAATTTAGTAGGCTTTTGATTCAAGGTGTACCAAGCCTCGCCAGACCAAAGGCTTTGGCCGCTTTCACTTTGTAGCGATTCTGGTAATAAAATATAGATCACAAAGCCTTCTTTAGCACTGGCAACAGATAAACTTACTTTTTTTCGATCAGGTGAGAGGGTCACTTTTTCAATATTCAAAGACTCAAGATCAAGCTTAGGGCCGCCGTAGCTGGACGTAGGTTCATAACGCCATTGCTGCAAATGATAGTCTGCTGCTTGTTCCCCTTGCCCTTTAGCGATCGCTTCGGTGAAGGTGATCTCCAGGCCTTCATGGGTCGCCCTGACGGCCAACATTTCGAAGGCCACTTTTTGATTAGGCACCAATTTCTGTAGACCAAACTGGTTGCCTTGCCAGCTCCAGTTGCCATTCATTCCCACGCCGCCAACATACAGTGCCCCGTCCGGGCCCCAAACCATCCGGTTGATGCCTGCTTCCAGCCCCTGGCTAAACCGGAAAACTGCCCCCTGATGGGTCCCATTTATTTTTTCCAAAAAAACGCGTTTAATCCCACCGTGGGTCACTTCGCCATGCAATAGCTGGCCCTCATATAGCCCATTTTCTATAAATACAGGCTGCCCCGGCGAATTCCCTATTTCATCTTGCGGAAGCCAGACGGCTGGCGGCGTCATTTTTTGTCCCTCATAACGATCACCTGTTTGGTACTGACAACCATGAAAATCGCCTTCTTGTAAGTGAATGACCTTACAGGCGGGCACCCATTGTCCTTGGTTTTCTGTAAGGAAAATCTCACCGTCAGGACTGATATTGATCCCATTGGCTTGTCGCAAACCTGTAGCTATCGTCGTATAGCTGCCATCCATCGCTATTTTGATGCAGGTACCCCGATCCGGCAGCTGGGTTTCATGACTCATTAATCGCATAGCCAAACCCAAATTAGCATAAAAAAACCCCTCCTTATAGACCAAACCATAGGCGTATTCATGAAAATCAGGCCTCACCCCAAACGCATCACAAATAGTACGGTATTCATCCATTATCCCATCCTGGTCGAGGTCAATGAGCTGGGTTAATTCTTGCTTTTGTAGCACAAAAACATCCGTTCCGACCACTTTCAATCCTAGCGGTTCTGATAAGCCTTTGGCGATTCGCTCAATTTTAATTTGATTGGTATCTCCTGTTTCTACCCCGCTTAAAGCATAAATCGCACCAATGGAATCCCAGGTTGACAGCAGCAGGCGACCATCTGGCAGAAAGTCCATTCCGCCTACCCTCGGCTTGAACCACGAAGGGCGAATCGCCTGAAGGTCAAACGAAGGGTGAACGGCCGCCAAGGCGGCGCCAAAGCCGGGTTTTTTGGCCGCTGGAAGCGCAACGGCCATCGGCTTAGCTTTTGCTTTGGGAGGGTCCGCGCTTGGCTGGAGGGAGAGGATATAGCGAAGCATGTTTTTGATATCATCAGCTGCCAATTGCGGGTGTGGCGACATGGGGACTTCTCCCCAAATGCCTGCCCCACCTGCTTTCACCTTTTGCACCAAATAGTCGATGTTCTCATTTGAGTTGGTATAACGACCAGCAATGGCCATATAGGAAGGGCCAATGGTCTTGTCTTCCAGATGGTGACAAGTATTGCATCCACTCCGGTCGAGCCAGTATTGACTGCTATTGGTAGATACTAAGCGGACTGGCTCCTCAACAGGAGGTAATTGCTCGTATTCCTGCAAAAGGATCGTCGCTGCATTGGATCGAAGCGGCTGATCGCCATAAAAAAGCTGTAGGGCAGCTGGCACGTCTTGGGTTAGAATAGTTCTTTGAAAAAACACCTTGTTGTTTTGATGAAAATCAAGGGTGGGGGCTTCGAAAACTGTCATCGATTCCCCATTAAGCAGGTGCAGTATATAATGAAGCTCAATATTGTTTTTTGTAATGGTATAGCCTTTAAATTGAGGAATAAGCGCTGTTTTTCGGCCTCCGCTTTCCACAAACCAGATTGGATCATCGGGGTTGGCTTCTATGTAAGCCGTTCCCCAGCTAGTCGGTTGTACGGTCTTGATGTTATTGAATGCTGCACCGTCCCAATAAACGCCACCTTTCCAAAATTTATACAAGACGCACTTTTCAACATCATAGGCAACGTAGTGGTCTGGCAGCATGGCCAAGGTCAGCATCCTCGCCCTTTGATCGAGCACAGACCGTCTGGCCCAAACATCCGTCGGACGTTCGGGAGCCGCCGCTTGCTGACATGCAGCGAGGGAAAGGAGGAGGGCTAGGAGGGGTAGGTAGGGTTTCAATTTCAATGACAATTTCAAGTTCAATGGCAATGGCAAGTTCAATTTCAAGTTCAAGTTCAATGGCAAGTTCAGGTTCAAGTTCAATGGCAAGTTCAATGGCAAGTTCAAGTTCAATGGCAAGTTCAAGTTCAATTTCAATGACAATTTCAATGGCAAGTTCAGGTTCAAGTTCAATGGCAAGTTCAGGTTCATGGGTAAGCGTTTAACTTTCGGCCCAGGTTTGTTGTAGCCAGGTCAAATCTTTTTTCATGGCTTCAAAGACAAGTTTTTGTGCTTTTTTATCCAATTCCTTAGCGCCATGCTCGGCGCCGCCAAGGGGATATTCCAGGTGTAGCGCGACGGGGACCTGTATATTGATTTTTTTCAGGGTAGCGAAATAGGTTTTGAAGTCGACCATTCCTTCGCCGAGCGGGGTATTTTGGAGAGTCCATTTGCCCTCTTTTTTCTCCCATTTAAAATCCTTGGCAACGATGGTGTGAATATGGTCCTTAATCAAGCGCAGGCTATTGGGCCAGGAAAGTCCACCTTCCACCACTGCATGGCGAATGTCGAATTGGCAACCCATTAGGGCAGGATCTATCCCCTGAAGAATTTGCCACACTTCCCAAATAGAGGCCCCTACCCGAACACCGGCATGGTTCTGATATGCCCCTTTTATTCCTAGCTTTTTGTTCCATTTAGCTAGTTTTTTCAAATCCTTATTGGCGGCTTTTATCCCATTGATCATTGGTTCTTCCTTTGGGAAGCTGAAATAGCCCAGGCGATAGTTCTTGATGTCCAAGGCCGCGGCCGTTTCCAAGACGATGCGGTTGACAGGCGTCTCGGCATCGGTAATGGCCGTCACCATCTGGGTGGCCAGCAAGCCTTGGCTTTTGAGGGCTTCAATGGCCTGTGGCAGCTGGGTCTCCACCTTTTCTGGCTCTACATGGCCTTTGGGCCTTACGGCCAATTCGACACCCTGGAAACCAATATCAGCAGCAGCCGAAGCCATCTCCTTATAGTTTAGGAACTGCAGGTGTTTGGAAAAAAGGTGGACTTGTAATTGGCTCGCCGTGGTGGCTTGCACTGTAGGCGAAGCAGATAAATAGGGAGCAATGGGCAATAAAGCAGTCGCTACCCCCGCTTGTTTAAGAAAGGTTCTTCTTGATGGTTGGTTTTTCATTTTTTTACTACCTTTTCAGGTGAATTATCCTTAAAGCTAATCAAATTTAAGAAAAGAATAAAGCTTAGACGATTATGAAGGATTATTTAGCCTCAACATATTATTTTGACTATCATCATCCGGCCATCCAGCAATTTGTTTCAGCCACTATCAAGGATGCTGCTGCTTTACGCACCAATGTATTGCGTTTGTACGAGGCCGTAAGAGATGGTTGGTACTATGATGCCTATCAACTCCAGACGGAGAAAGCCCAATTTCGGGCCAGTCAGGTCGTCCAACGAAAAAGAGGGCACTGTATCGATAAGGCGGTATTATTGATTAGCATTATCAAACAAAACATGATTGAACACTATCCGGGTATGACCGCTCATTTTCAGGTAGGGGATACATGGCACCTTGAAGAATAGACACACTTACTAGTGCCCGAAATACGTATTAAAATCTATCTTTGCAAGATGTATTACGTTTTTGGACGGATAATAGCTTATGAATACTTTGGTTTACTATCTCAGCCTACCATTCATTTACCTTGTGGCTTTACTGCCTTTTTGGTGGCTGCGGCGGGTTGCCGATTTTCTTTTTGTCGTGATTTATTATTTATTGGCTTACCGTAAAAAGGTCGTACTGAGCAATCTGCGGAATGCTTTTCCTGAAAAAACAGAAGCGGAAATTCAGCAAATTGCCAGGCAGTTTTACCGCTACCTTTGCGACCTCATTCTGGAAACATTCAAAACACTAACGATTTCTCCGGCTACCGTAAAAAAGCATGTTCAATTTGAGGGCATTGCTTTACTAGAAAAATACTACCAGGAAGGCCGAAGCGTCATCCTGATCTTAGGCCACTTTGGCAATTGGGAGTTGGCAGGTGCCCGGTTTGGTATCGAACCCATTCATCAGTTGTATGTCATCTATCGACCATTGAAAAACAAACACTTCGATCAGCTGTTGTACCACATGCGAACGCGTTTGGGAAATGGCTTGTATGCAATGAAGGAAACCCTAAGGGGAATGGTTCGAGACCGTAAAGTCATAAGCGCTACAGCCTTTATTGCCGACCAGACCCCTTCGCCTGACAATGCCCTTTGGCTAACCTTTCTGCACCAGGATACGCCTATA from Saprospiraceae bacterium encodes:
- a CDS encoding transporter — translated: MFSYFGQARGLRLYLIGFFFLSFHALTAQYAERVRTTRPSVTMGTYTVGKNVLQWQTGLQFRDIEKEASTTSVFQYKTVVRLGILENWELNGVINYEKDEINAGNSHSSKVGISALRLGTRYHFFDGKGFVRAGAIQGRLWFQSPSDDFQQAHIGGRLMTSIAYGLVGKLGLVTNVGVFWRGNETPASTFFSLRLTQPLNKKLILVADYFSPFEDFEPDYALGFGYYLHKELKLDIAVGWLGKEGLQDRYVEVGFATRVDWRKEKRGLN
- a CDS encoding DUF1080 domain-containing protein is translated as MKNQQLFYVGFVLISCLIFACTTPPAPDTSQEEAWQSLFNGKDLSEWEIKIAGHPINENFQNTVRVQDSMIRISYDDYDQFGEAYGHIYYKEPFSYYKLRFDYRFVGEQTPGGATWNVRNSGIMVHSQSAASNEFGQHFPVSIELQLLGGLSDGKKRTTGNVCTPGTAVVMGDTVNYRHCINSTSETYDGDQWVKAEMIVLGDSTIIHLIEGDTVLQYDKPQIGGGFTNINQKQEDWEGFGITKMDDWVKQAGTLLNSGYIALQAESHPIDFRHIELLNLVGCKDPKAKNYKTYFVKADNTKCEY
- a CDS encoding enolase C-terminal domain-like protein — encoded protein: MKKPTNAISRRTFVKQSGAGIALTLSGVSCLNEKNMLDASKEKNIQISRVDSDFEREPLAQPFGFKGGALTNIWQTMAYLESESGQHGIGLGAQSVLWSDASVFAAHTQHGGNALMYAMSERALQMIKGQSFTNPIQLLDDILEEVYAYGKQITLHPNLRKTFALNALVGFDNAAWVLYAKENGLKNFDDLIPASYKPGLSARHAKVVAIPALSYGTPMETIKGMADQGFFIMKIKIGAPGTQAEMLEKDKAFIKAIHETIGHYETEHSPDGKIPYYFDANGRYDKQETLQAFLDYADKIGALGQIAVLEEPFGERNQDDVRDIAARGPRVAADESAHTDVDALARIQQGYNAIAVKAVAKTLSMTMKIAQVAYENNTPCFCADLTVNPILVEWNKCVAARLPAFPGLDMGLQETNGWQNYRDWEKMKSYHPMADAGWVHPERGVYLTGADFFAQSGGILTPSSHYENMFSTPIK
- a CDS encoding sugar phosphate isomerase/epimerase family protein, coding for MKNQPSRRTFLKQAGVATALLPIAPYLSASPTVQATTASQLQVHLFSKHLQFLNYKEMASAAADIGFQGVELAVRPKGHVEPEKVETQLPQAIEALKSQGLLATQMVTAITDAETPVNRIVLETAAALDIKNYRLGYFSFPKEEPMINGIKAANKDLKKLAKWNKKLGIKGAYQNHAGVRVGASIWEVWQILQGIDPALMGCQFDIRHAVVEGGLSWPNSLRLIKDHIHTIVAKDFKWEKKEGKWTLQNTPLGEGMVDFKTYFATLKKINIQVPVALHLEYPLGGAEHGAKELDKKAQKLVFEAMKKDLTWLQQTWAES
- a CDS encoding serine hydrolase domain-containing protein; this encodes MKKYNWKIGILALALTLNTCQKDEIRPSATCTPKMAQQHPKGALYQEVIDEYTRKGLPGIALLIRDGAGEWSGAAGKADLEKGIAMQPCHISKVASVTKLFLGVLVMQLVEDEVFSLDDPVHKWLSAKTIKKIANADQVTIRQLLNHSSGIYDLIDDNAFYLAILNSPGRKWKPDELLAYVRGDAAVFPPGTDVEYSNTNFLLAAMVIEAATGQSHALLMRQRILDPLGLSDSYYHWHEALPAGRVAQGYFDLYNNGTLLEMSNFNTGSGNGYGGLYSTVYDMSTFIEALLRDKTLLPPNRLEEMLTITSEDLNTMEAYGVTIRKDFLERAPNEYGLGHRGRDLAYSADLFYFPNQDITMAYLINYGTDAKSELREVFFAFRTAIVDAMMEP
- a CDS encoding lysophospholipid acyltransferase family protein; this translates as MNTLVYYLSLPFIYLVALLPFWWLRRVADFLFVVIYYLLAYRKKVVLSNLRNAFPEKTEAEIQQIARQFYRYLCDLILETFKTLTISPATVKKHVQFEGIALLEKYYQEGRSVILILGHFGNWELAGARFGIEPIHQLYVIYRPLKNKHFDQLLYHMRTRLGNGLYAMKETLRGMVRDRKVISATAFIADQTPSPDNALWLTFLHQDTPIFQGTEKIATKFNYPVIYISVKRLKRSYYRIESELLFDQPKDTAAHEISQVYTRRLEQDIQAQPEIWLWTHRRWKHKRQQIQHGKQPTNQSN
- a CDS encoding P1 family peptidase, which translates into the protein MKRAFSLLICLLMIIPSNYAQNKRLRDYGVSIGVVPTGKFNAITDVEGVKVGQQTLIEGDSVRTGVTAILPHEGNVFQEKIPAAIYIANGFGKLAGYSQVEELGHIETPIVLTNTLSVPTATDALIDYTLRIPENSNVRSVNPIVGETNDGGLNDIRGRHIQKNDVLKAIEVAQAGPVQEGNVGAGTGTRCFGFKGGIGTASRLLPKSLGGYTVGVIVQTNFGGVLQIAGAPVGVALGEYYFKSQLQDGADGSCMIVVATDAPLDARNLKRLAKRAIFGLAKTGGIASNGSGDYVIAFSTARDLRVPYQSADPLQSGKVLRNEAVSPLFLAVIEATEEAILNSLFAAADMKGYQQSDVKALPIDKVLPILKKHGLLK
- a CDS encoding transglutaminase domain-containing protein — translated: MKDYLASTYYFDYHHPAIQQFVSATIKDAAALRTNVLRLYEAVRDGWYYDAYQLQTEKAQFRASQVVQRKRGHCIDKAVLLISIIKQNMIEHYPGMTAHFQVGDTWHLEE
- a CDS encoding sugar phosphate isomerase/epimerase family protein — protein: MERRLFIKKAGTVAALGSMLSTTNLMSQAINTKMRKFKMCLNPGAVGINATQETLLDIAIRHGFEAIIGLPSDLAAMSETAMDAYLAKMKANQISFGIAGLPVQFRESEQKFKEDLEKLPALAKGCERAGLKGMGTWIMPTHKDLTYLENFKQHAARLGEVANIIGHYGLSLGLEYVGPKTLMARDKFSFVRTMKETKELIGGIGEANVGIQLDSFHWYCAGETATDLLTLDKEDIITVDLNDARTGLTPDTQTDGKRELPAATGVIDIKAFLDALVQIGYEGPVRAEPFNQPLRDMEDEAAAKATYAAMKKAFDMIG